The following are from one region of the Salvelinus alpinus chromosome 16, SLU_Salpinus.1, whole genome shotgun sequence genome:
- the sac3d1 gene encoding SAC3 domain-containing protein 1 isoform X2, which translates to MNMLFSHSRRRGQPVERDWRQHHNQGVWREVQEERRQESIPRGVCLSMCPIRELQDREAQNLLHRFEVLSGTERECWPRADPSGVVKEYARPAAGKDSTRPSDLRPPAVLLKTVFYLVDNIAASPTLRPWTEVYDFVFDRLRSVRQDMIIQRVSGADCVAVLERTVRFLIYASYRLCGEPLRLYDPRINDTHLQESLSWLLECYTSGKHPNQEEFQALGLLYNLGSSRATQHTMELPERIRSSPVMHLALSVSRAFMERNPVRLFRLAHSLDFLQSCALHRHLETCRRDLLLIYSHGHSSKNCRFPLHKLAHILALDVPLTNQLCKAHGVEVHGDSVVFSKTSFTEPEAGKLQCAHFHDLVDRKQRDLTVGSIIHGCT; encoded by the exons ATGAACATGCTTTT TTCCCACTCCAGAAGGAGAGGACAGCCCGTGGAAAGGGATTGGAGGCAACACCACAACCAGGGGGTATGGCGAGAAGtgcaagaggagaggaggcaggagtCCATCCCCAGGGGTGTCTGCCTGTCTATGTGCCCTATCCGCGAGCTGCAGGACAGGGAGGCCCAGAACTTACTGCACCGATTTGAGGTGTTGTCAGGTACTGAGCGGGAATGCTGGCCCAGGGCTGACCCCTCAGGAGTGGTAAAGGAGTATGCTAGACCTGCAGCAGGGAAGGACTCCACTCGACCTAGTGACCTGCGACCACCAGCTGTGCTGCTAAAGACGGTGTTCTACCTCGTCGACAACATCGCTGCCTCCCCCACACTGCGTCCATGGACCGAG GTGTATGACTTTGTCTTTGACCGGCTGCGCAGTGTGAGACAGGATATGATAATCCAGAGGGTGTCTGGTGCTGACTGTGTGGCCGTGCTGGAGAGGACAGTCCGCTTCCTGATCTACGCCTCCTACCGGCTGTGTGGGGAGCCCCTGCGCCTCTACGACCCCCGCATCAATGACACCCACCTGCAGGAGAGCCTCAGCTGGCTGCTGGAATGCTACACCAGTGGAAAGCACCCCAACCAGGAGGAGTTCCAGGCCCTCGGTCTCCTCTACAACCTGG GTTCAAGCCGTGCCACACAGCACACCATGGAGCTGCCAGAGCGGATACGCTCCTCCCCTGTCATGCATCTGGCCCTGTCAGTGAGCCGGGCCTTCATGGAACGCAACCCTGTACGACTCTTCCGATTGGCCCACAGTCTGGACTTCCTGCAGAGCTGTGCCCTGCACCGGCACCTAGAGACCTGTCGCAGGGATCTGCTGCTGATCTACAGCCACGGACACAGCAGCAAGAACTGCCGCTTCCCCCTCCACAAGCTGGCCCACATCCTGGCCCTGGACGTCCCCCTCACAAACCAGCTGTGCAAGGCCCATGGGGTGGAAGTCCATGGGGACTCTGTGGTCTTCTCCAAGACCTCCTTCACTGAGCCAGAGGCTGGGAAGCTTCAGTGTGCACACTTTCATGATCTGGTGGACAGGAAGCAGAGGGATCTCACTGTTGGTAGCATCATTCATGGCTGCACTTGA
- the sac3d1 gene encoding SAC3 domain-containing protein 1 isoform X1, whose amino-acid sequence MNNKRASCRVSHSRRRGQPVERDWRQHHNQGVWREVQEERRQESIPRGVCLSMCPIRELQDREAQNLLHRFEVLSGTERECWPRADPSGVVKEYARPAAGKDSTRPSDLRPPAVLLKTVFYLVDNIAASPTLRPWTEVYDFVFDRLRSVRQDMIIQRVSGADCVAVLERTVRFLIYASYRLCGEPLRLYDPRINDTHLQESLSWLLECYTSGKHPNQEEFQALGLLYNLGSSRATQHTMELPERIRSSPVMHLALSVSRAFMERNPVRLFRLAHSLDFLQSCALHRHLETCRRDLLLIYSHGHSSKNCRFPLHKLAHILALDVPLTNQLCKAHGVEVHGDSVVFSKTSFTEPEAGKLQCAHFHDLVDRKQRDLTVGSIIHGCT is encoded by the exons ATGAACAACAAGAGAGCGTCTTGTCGTGT TTCCCACTCCAGAAGGAGAGGACAGCCCGTGGAAAGGGATTGGAGGCAACACCACAACCAGGGGGTATGGCGAGAAGtgcaagaggagaggaggcaggagtCCATCCCCAGGGGTGTCTGCCTGTCTATGTGCCCTATCCGCGAGCTGCAGGACAGGGAGGCCCAGAACTTACTGCACCGATTTGAGGTGTTGTCAGGTACTGAGCGGGAATGCTGGCCCAGGGCTGACCCCTCAGGAGTGGTAAAGGAGTATGCTAGACCTGCAGCAGGGAAGGACTCCACTCGACCTAGTGACCTGCGACCACCAGCTGTGCTGCTAAAGACGGTGTTCTACCTCGTCGACAACATCGCTGCCTCCCCCACACTGCGTCCATGGACCGAG GTGTATGACTTTGTCTTTGACCGGCTGCGCAGTGTGAGACAGGATATGATAATCCAGAGGGTGTCTGGTGCTGACTGTGTGGCCGTGCTGGAGAGGACAGTCCGCTTCCTGATCTACGCCTCCTACCGGCTGTGTGGGGAGCCCCTGCGCCTCTACGACCCCCGCATCAATGACACCCACCTGCAGGAGAGCCTCAGCTGGCTGCTGGAATGCTACACCAGTGGAAAGCACCCCAACCAGGAGGAGTTCCAGGCCCTCGGTCTCCTCTACAACCTGG GTTCAAGCCGTGCCACACAGCACACCATGGAGCTGCCAGAGCGGATACGCTCCTCCCCTGTCATGCATCTGGCCCTGTCAGTGAGCCGGGCCTTCATGGAACGCAACCCTGTACGACTCTTCCGATTGGCCCACAGTCTGGACTTCCTGCAGAGCTGTGCCCTGCACCGGCACCTAGAGACCTGTCGCAGGGATCTGCTGCTGATCTACAGCCACGGACACAGCAGCAAGAACTGCCGCTTCCCCCTCCACAAGCTGGCCCACATCCTGGCCCTGGACGTCCCCCTCACAAACCAGCTGTGCAAGGCCCATGGGGTGGAAGTCCATGGGGACTCTGTGGTCTTCTCCAAGACCTCCTTCACTGAGCCAGAGGCTGGGAAGCTTCAGTGTGCACACTTTCATGATCTGGTGGACAGGAAGCAGAGGGATCTCACTGTTGGTAGCATCATTCATGGCTGCACTTGA